In Bradyrhizobium sp. WBOS07, the genomic window TGCATTGCGAGAAGATTCACGTGCGTTGACCCGGTCCTTTCGGTTCCGGATTCCTCAGCCCCCAGCCCCCCGGGGTCGAACAGGATCGGGTCTGTACGCGCCACAAGGAGGGCCAACGCAAGTTGGTCCTTTTTTGTTTGTGCCGGGATGTTGCTGGCGACGTGCGACCGTCTCTCCAAGCATCCGAGGCAAGACTCTCTCGCCTCATCCTGAGGGCCGCGCACTTGCGCGGCGTCTCGAAGATGACAGGCCCGAGCTGCACCGGCGGGGGCCTTGCATGGTTCGAGACGCGCGCAAGGGTGCGCTCCTCACCATGAGGATTGAGAATATGTTCGACTCAAAGATTCGAAGCGCGCTCTTCAATGCAGCGACGTGTACGCCGCGCCCAGCATCGGGCCCGGTCGTTCGCGGCTGCCGTCCTGGACGTAGACCACAGCGCCATCGACGCCGTCGCGCGTGAGGTTCTCGATCGGCACCGTCCAGCTTTCCGGACGCCCGGTCCAGTCGCCGACCTTGAGCAGGTTGCGCACCACGTTGTGATAGGTGACCTGCTGCCCGCGATTCTCGCCGCGGGTGATCGCGATCGGCACCGACTTGGCGATCGAGCAGATCCAGACCTCGCCGCGCGAGACGGCCGGCTCGTTGCTCGCGGCGACCGAGACGTTGATCTGCTTGCCCGCGAGCGACATGGTCACCGGCACGCTCATCACGCCCGTACCCTTGGTGGCCTTGCCGATCGCATTCTCGATGCCGGCACGATCGTTTCCGACGACATGGGTGGAGCCGTTGACCACGACCTGCGGGGTGTAGACCTCGCGGTCGCCACGCATGCGCGAATAGGCGCGCTGCCGCGCCGAGAAACGCGAATCCGCCAGCGTGTCCTTCCAGCCCAGATAGTCCCAATAATCGATCGGCATGCTCAGCGCGATGATCGACGGGTCTTTCGAAAGATCGCCGATGATCTGGTCGGCGGGCGGGCAGGACGAGCAGCCCTGCGAGGTGAACAGTTCGACGACGGCACGGGGTTCAGCCTCGGCGGGCCGGATAACGGCGACGATGGCACAGATGCCGAGAGCTCCCGACCAGAGCGCACCAGACCAACGCGAAAGATGAGAAGCCGTCATTGCTGTCATGTCGAACGTCACACACCGTCACTCATAGGGAAGGATTCTATCGCCTGATGGTCACCGTAGTCTTACGGGCACGGCACGCCTGTCCGTCCGATGCGAAGCTTTTCGCCGGGCGGGCCGATCCGAAGCGTGCCGCAAACGCGCGAAGGCGGCCTTGTGATAGGCCGCCTTCGTTTGGGCTTCTACTCACTTCGCAGTGAGCCATTGTTCACAAATCCGCGCTTACGCCGCGAGCTTGCGCAGCACGTAGTGCAGGATACCGCCGTTGCGGTAGTAGTCGAGCTCGTCCAGCGTATCGATGCGGCAGAGCAGCGAAACGCGCTGCAACGAGCCGTCGCCGGAGACGATCTCCGCGGTCAGCTTCTGGCGCGGCTTGAGGTCGCCGACGAGGCCGCGCAGCGTGACCTTCTCGTCGCCCTTCAGGCCGAGCGAGGACCAGGAGGTGCCTTCCTCGAAGGTCAGCGGCAGCACGCCCATACCGACGAGGTTGGAGCGATGGATGCGCTCGAAGCTCTGGCAGATCACGGCGCGCACGCCGAGCAGGCGCGTGCCCTTGGCCGCCCAGTCGCGCGAGGAGCCGTTGCCGTATTCGGCACCGGCGAACACCACCAGCGGCACCTTCTCTTCCTGGTACTTCATCGCGGCGTCATAGATCGACATCTGCTCGCCGTCGGGCCAGTGCTTGGTGAGGCCGCCTTCCGGAATGTTGCCGTCGGCGCCCTTCAGCATGAAGTTCTTGATGCGGATGTTGGCGAAGGTGCCACGCATCATCACTTCGTGGTTGCCGCGGCGCGTGCCGTACTGGTTGAAGTCGGCAGGACGCACCTGGTGCTCGCTGAGATACTTGCCCGCGGGCGAGGTGAGCTTGATCGAACCGGCCGGCGAGATGTGGTCGGTGGTGATCTTGTCGCCGAACATGGCGAGGATGCGCGCCTCGACGATATCGGTGACCGGCTCCGGCTCCTTCTTCATGCCGTCGAAATAGGGCGGGTTCTGCACGTAGGTCGAAGACATGTTCCAGCGATAGGTCTCGCTCTCGACCGTCTTGATCTTGCGCCAGTTGGTGTCGCCCTTGAACACGTCGGCGTACTTCTTCTTGAAGATCGACGCGGTCACGAACTTCTTCATGAAGGCGTTGATCTCCTTGGTCGTCGGCCAGATGTCCTTCAGGTACACCGGCTTGCCGTCCTTGCCCTCGCCGAGCGGCTCGGTGGCGAGGTTCTTGGTGACGCTGCCGGCGAGCGCATAGGCAACGACCAGCGGCGGCGAGGCCAGGTAGTTCGCCTGCACGTCCGGCGAGACGCGGCCTTCGAAGTTGCGGTTGCCGGAGAGCACGGCGGCCGCGACCACACCGTTGTCGTTGATCGATTTCGAGATCTCTTCAGGCAGCGGACCGGAATTGCCGATGCAGGTGGTGCAGCCGAAGCCGACCAGGTTGAAGCCGACCTTGTCGAGATAGGGCTGCAGGCCGGAATTGGCGAGATATTCGGCGACCACCTGGCTGCCCGGGGCGAGCGAGGTCTTCACCCACGGCTTGGCCTTGAGGCCCTTCGCCGCGGCGTTGCGCGCCAGCAGGCCGGCGCCGATCAGGACGCTCGGATTTGAGGTGTTGGTGCAGGAGGTGATCGCGGCGATCACGACGTCGCCATGGCCGATGTCGAAGTTCTTGCCTTCGACCGGGAAGCGCTTGGTGGGCTCCTCGGCCTTCTTGTACTCGCTGCCGAGCGCAAGCGAGAAGCCCTCCGCGACGGTCGGCAGCGCGATGCGGCCTTCGGGGCGCTTCGGGCCGGCCATCGACGGCACGACGTCGCCGAGGTCGAGGGTCAGCGTTTCCGTGAACACCGGATCGGGCGACTTGGCGGTGCGGAACAGGCCCTGCGCCTTGGCATAGGCCTGCACCAGCGCAACGCGCGCCGAGGCACGGCCGGAGGTCTTGAGATAGTCGAGCGCGGCGGCGTCCACGGGGAAGAAGCCGCAGGTCGCGCCGTATTCAGGCGCCATGTTGGCGATGGTGGCCTTGTCGGCGACGGAGAGGTGGTCGAGACCGGGGCCGAAGAACTCGACGAACTTGCCGACCACGCCGAGCTTGCGCAGCATCTGCGTCACGGTCAGCACGAGGTCGGTGGCGGTGACGCCTTCCTTCAGCGCGCCCTTCAGCTTGAAGCCGACGACGTTGGGCAGCAGCATCGACAGCGGCTGGCCGAGCATGCAGGCTTCCGCCTCGATGCCGCCGACGCCCCAGCCGAGCACGGCCAGGCCGTTGACCATGGTGGTGTGGGAATCGGTGCCCACGAGCGAATCGGGATAGGCGACCTCGAAGGTGCCGGTCTTCTTGCCGACCGTCATCTTCTCCTTCTTGGTCCAGACCGTCTGGGCCAGGTATTCCAGGTTGACCTGGTGGCAGATGCCGGTGCCGGGCGGCACCACCGAGAAGTTCGAGAACGCCTTCTGGCCCCACTTCAGGAACTCGTAGCGCTCCTGGTTCTGCTTGTATTCCTCGGTGACGTTCTTGCCGAAGGCCTTGTTGTCGCCGAAGAAGTTCACGATCACGGAATGGTCGATGACGAGGTCGACCGGCACCAGGGGATTGATCTTCTCGGCATCGCCGCCGAGCTTCTGCATCGCGTTGCGCATCGCGGCGAGGTCGACCACCGCCGGCACGCCGGTGAAGTCCTGCATCAGCACGCGCGCCGGGCGGAACGCGATCTCATGTTCCAGCGACTTCTTGCGCAGCCATTTGGAGACGGCGACGATGTCCTCTTTCTTGACCGAACGGCCGTCCTCGTTGCGCAGCAGGTTCTCGAGCAGCACCTTCATCGAATAGGGGAGTTTGGAAATTCCCTTCAGACCATTCTTCTCGGCCGTGGGCAGGCTGTAATAGACGTAGGTCTTGGCGCCGACCTTGAGGGTCTTTTTGCATTTGAAGCTGTCGAGCGAGGTCATGTAGGAATCCCAATTGTTAGCTATACCCGGCAGGGTATCTTAACACCGTCAGCGTATCAGGCTGGGCCGCTTGCAGGGGCAGGTTGAGTTGCTGCATCAAGTAGTTCCGGGCTTATAGAAGCTTTCTAACCGCACCGCCACAGCCACAATCGTGCCGCAGCAATCGCGAGCCAAAAATTCCCATGCGCTACCCCAAGTTTTCCTGAGGCCCGGCTTTGAGTGAATTGAAACGAGGCGAGATGCGGCTCTCCGGACAGGGAGTTGCCTGCGTGCGGGGCGGCCGCCAGGTGTTTGCCGGGCTCGATTTCGCCGCGGTCTCCGGCGAGGCCGTGGCGGTGGTCGGCCGCAACGGCTCGGGCAAGACCTCGCTGCTGCGGCTGATCGCGGGCCTGCTGGTGCCGGCGGGCGGCCAGATCGCGCTCGCGGGCGGCGATGCCGAGCTGACGCTGCCCGAGCAGTGCCATTATCTCGGCCATCGCGATGCCCTGAAGCCGGCCCTCAGCGTGGCGGAGAACCTGACCTTTTGGGCTGATTTCCTGGGCGGCGAGCGCGGTGACGCCGCCGCGACCCTCGCCACCGTCGGGCTCGACCATGCCACCCATCTGCCTGCGGGCTTCCTCTCGGCGGGCCAGCGCCGCCGGCTGTCGCTGGCCCGCCTGCTGACCGTCCGCCGCCCGGTCTGGCTGCTGGACGAGCCCACCAATGCGCTAGACGTTGCCGGCCAGGACATGTTTGGCGGCCTGATGCGCGAGCACCTGTCGCGCGGCGGCCTCATCGTCGCGGCGACCCATGCCCCGCTCGGGATCGAATCGCGGGAGCTGCGGATCGGGGGTGCGGCGTGATTTCCCTGCACCCTCAGCTTTCCGAGCGGCTGGGCACCGGCCTCTCCGTTCCCTCGCCTCTCTCCTCTGGGGGAGCCTTCGTCGTCGAGACACCCTCTCCCCGGCCCTCCCTCGCAAGCGGGGGAGGGAGCGCACCGCCCCTGGGGCGCGCCGGAGCCACCCCATGACCGCCCTGTCTGCCCTCATTCGCCGGGACATCCGGATCGCGCTCCGCGTCGGCGGCGGGGCGCTGATCGGGGTGCTGTTCTTCCTGACCGTGGTGGTGCTGATGCCGTTCGCGGTCGGGCCGGATCTGGCGCTGCTGTCGCGGCTGGGGCCGGCCATCCTCTGGCTCGGCGCGCTGCTGGCGAGCCTGCTGACCCTGGACCGGCTGTTCATGGCCGACCACGAGGACGGCTCGCTCGACCTGATCACGATGAGCCGGACCCCGCTGGAACTCGCCTGCGCCGCCAAGGCGCTGGCGCATTGGCTGGCGGCGGGCCTGCCGCTGATTGTCGCAACCCCCGTGCTCGGCCTGCTGCTCAACCTCGACATGGTCGCGACCGGGGCGGTGGCGCTGACGCTGCTGGCGGGCACCCCGGCGCTGACGTTCACCGGCATGATCGGCGCGGCGCTGGCGGTCACGCTGCACCGCGGCGGCCTGCTGATGGCGGTGCTGGTGCTGCCGCTGTCGATTCCGGTGCTGATTTTCGGGGTTGCGGCCTCGCAGGCCGTGATCGTCGGCCCGATGACGTTCGGCGCGCCGTTCTCGATCCTGTGCGCGCTGTCGCTGGTCAGCCTCGTGATCGGTCCCTTCGCAGCTGCAGCGAGCCTGCGCCACGGGCTCGATTGAGATGCACGCGACCGGCCTTGACCCCGATCAACTTTCGCCCCGCGCTTTCGTGCTGATTGCCTGAGCGGCCATCGATGATTATCAGGGTACCATGTCACTGATCGACCTCGCCAACCCCACGCGGTTCCTCGCGCTGACAGCGCGGGTCCTGCCGTGGCTCGCGGCCGCGACCGTCGTCCTGCTCGCGATCGGTCTCTATCAAGCCGCGCTCGCGCCCGACGACTACCAGCAGGGCGCGACGGTGAAGATCATGTTCATCCACGTGCCCAACGCCTGGCTGTCGATGTTCGTCTGGGGCGTCATGAGCATCGCCTCGCTGGGCACGCTGGTGTGGCGGCATCCGCTCGCCGACGTCGCCGCCAAGGCGGCTGCTCCGATCGGCGCCGCCTTCACCTTCCTGGCGCTGCTTACCGGCTCGCTGTGGGGCCGGCCGATGTGGGGCACCTATTGGGAATGGGATGCGCGGCTGACCTCGGTGCTGATCCTGTTCCTGATGTATCTCGGCCTGATGGCGCTGTGGCGCGCGGTCGACGATCCCTCGCGCGCGGCACGCGCCGCCGCGGTGCTGACCCTGGTCGGCGCGCTCAATCTGCCGATCATCAAATTCTCGGTCGACTGGTGGAACACGCTGCACCAGCCGGCCTCGGTGATGCGCATGGGCGGATCGGCCCTCGACAAATCGTTCCTGATTCCGCTGCTGGTGATGGCGGTCGCGTTCACGCTGCTGTTCGTGACGCTGCATCTGGCGGCGATGCGCAACGAGATCCTGCGCCGCCGGGTCCGCTCCCTGCAGATGATGCAGGCGAGCCGCGTCGCATTCTCGAGCGAGATGGGCGCCGGCTCGCACGGGCAAAATGCGAACGAAGTCGGGGCCGCATGATGATGTCGCTCGGTCCCTATGCATCCTTCATCGTGACGTCCTATGCGGCGGCGGCGTTCGTGGTCGCGATCCTGATCGGCTGGATCGCGCTCGATTATCGCAATCAGACCCAGCGCCTGCGCGAGCTGGAGGAGCGCGGCATCACGCGCCGGTCCGGCCGCAGTGCGACGGACCTGCGATGAGCGATCAACCCGCCTCCGCGGCGCCGCAGCGCCGCACCTTCCTGATGGTGCTGCCGCTGATCGCCTTCATCGGCCTTGCGCTGCTGTTCTGGTTCCGGCTCGGCAGCGGCGATATCTCACGGATTCCTTCGGCGCTGATCGGCCGTCCGGCGCCGCAGACCATTTTGCCTGAGCTCGCGGGATTGCAGGACAACGGCGCGCAGGTGCCGGGCCTCGATCCCGCCGCGTTCAAGGGCAAGGTCAGCCTCGTCAATGTGTGGGCGTCCTGGTGCGTGCCGTGCCACGACGAGGCGCCGCTGCTGACCGAGCTCGCCAAGGACAAACGCTTCCAGCTGGTCGGCATCAATTACAAAGACGCCGCCGACAACGCGCGCCGCTTCCTCGGCCGCTACGGCAACCCGTTCAGCCGTGTCGGCGTCGACGCCAACGGCCGCGCCTCGATCGAATGGGGCGTCTACGGCGTGCCGGAGACATTCGTCGTCGGCCCCGAGGGCACCATCGTCTACAAGCTGGTCGGCCCGATCACGCCGGACAATCTGCGGACGGTGCTGATGCCGCAGATGGAGAAGGCGTTGAAGGCCGGCTCGTAAGCCATCTCGTGCCCCGGACGCAGCGCAGCGATCCTTCATCGATGCGCCTGCAGAGCCGGGGCCCATGTCACCACGACGTCACGTTTGGAAAGAGACTGGGTCCCGGCTCGCGCTTCGCGCGTCCGGGACACGGGACCGTCAGCCCTTGCTGATGTCCCCCGCCTCGGCCTCGCTCCTCTCCAGCGACACCGGCTCGAGATGGTAGCGTTTCGTCAGCGGCATCTGGGCGATGGCGAAGATCATGGTCAGCGGGGTGACGCCGAACACCTTGAAGTTCACCCAGAAGTCCGTGCTCTGGGTGCGCCAGATGATCTCGTTCAGCACCGCCATGCCGGCGAAGAACAGCGCCCAGCGCAGCGTGAGGATGCGCCAGCCCTGCGGCGTCAGGTTGAACACCTGGTCGAACATCACGGCGATGAAGGAGCGGCCGAACAACAGGCCGCCGCCGAGGATCGCCGCGAACAGGCCGTAAATGATGGTCGGCTTGAGCTTGATGAAGGTCTCGTCGTGCAGCACCAGGGTGAGCGTGCCGAACACCAGCACGATCACGCCCGTCACGATCGCCATGATCGGAATGTGGCGCGTCACTACGTAGGACGCGACCATCGCGATTGCGATCGCCACCATGAAGGCCCCGGTCGCGGCGAACAGGTTGAACTTCGCGTTGACGAAGAAGAACACGAGCAGCGGACCGAGCTCGGTCGCCAGCTTGAACAGCGGATGCGGCTGGGTCTTGTCCATTACCTGACCTTTGTTGCTGTCATGCCCCGCGCAGGCGGGGCATCCAGTACGCCGTGCCGCCGATTGTAGACCACAGGCGACTCGGAATACTGGATCCCCCGCCTTCGCGGGGGATGACGAAAGAAACCTATGACTCGATTCCGGCGATGGCGCGGGCGAAATCACGCGCGGTGAAGGGCGCGAGATCGTCGACGCCTTCGCCGACGCCGATGAAATGCACCGGCAGCTTGAACTTCTCGGCGAGCGCCACCAGGATGCCGCCGCGCGCGGTGCCGTCGAGCTTGGTCATCACGAGGCCGGTGACCCCGGCGGTGCGATGGAACGCCTCGACCTGCGACAGCGCATTCTGGCCGACGGTGGCGTCCAGCACCAGCAGCACGGCATGCGGCGCAGTGTCATCCACCTTGCGGATGACGCGCACGACCTTTTCGAGCTCGTTCATCAGCTCGGCCTTGTTCTGCAGACGCCCGGCGGTGTCGATCAGCAGCACGTCGATGTTCTGCTCCCTGGCCGCCGTCAGCGCGTTGAAGGCGAGGCTTGCGGAATCCGAGCCCTGCGCGCCCGCGATGACGGGCGTCTTCGTGCGCTCGCCCCAGACCTTGAGCTGCTCGATCGCCGCCGCGCGAAACGTGTCGCCGGCGGCGAGCATCACCTTGCGGCCTTCGGAGGCGAATTTTTGCGAGAGCTTGCCGATCGTGGTGGTCTTGCCGGAGCCGTTGACGCCGACCACGAGGATGACGAAAGGCTTCCTGGCCGCATCGATCACGAGGGGCTTCGCCACCGGCGCCAGCACCTTCTCGACCTCGGTGGCGACGACGTCCTTGACCTCGTCCGTCGAGATCGCCTTGTCGTAGCGGCCGGTGCCGACCGCATCCGCAATGCGCACCGCGACGGAGGTGCCGAGATCGGCGCGCAGCAGCACGTCCTCGATGTCGTCGAGCATGGCGCGGTCGAGCTTGCGCTTGGTGACGAGGTCGGCGACCGCGGTCCCGAGCGAGGACGAGGTGCGCTTCAGCCCGTTGGACAGGCGGCGCCACCAGCTCAGCTTGGGGGTCTCGGAGGTGGTATCGTTCATGGAGGCGTGTTAGCCGTTCCCGCTTCCAAACGAAAGTCTTGCAATTGCTCGATGTTCCCCAATTGACGGCTGACGAGATCTTGAGCCGCGTGCTCCATCGCGACGGCCTGATGCTGGTCATCGACAAGCCGGCCGGCCTGCCGGTGCATCGCGGCCCCAAGGGCGGTCCCAATCTGGAGGATTCCTTCGACGCGCTGCGCTTCGGCCTGCCGCGCCCGCCGGTGCTGGCCCACCGGCTGGACAAGGACACCTCCGGCTGCCTCGTGCTCGGCCGCCATCGCAAGGCGACCGCCTCGCTCGGCCTCCTCTTCAAGCACGGCAAGATCGGCAAGACCTACTGGACCGTGGTCGAGGGCGGCCCCACTGACGACGAAGGCACCATCGACATGCCGCTGGGACGGCTCAATGCCGAGCGCGGCTGGTGGCAGAAGCCCGATCCGGAAGGCCAGAAGGCCGTCACGAATTGGAAAGTGATGGGCCGCGGCGACGGCTTCACCTGGCTCGCCATGGAACCAGTGACGGGACGGACCCATCAATTGCGGGTGCATTCGTCGGCCACCGGCTGGCCGATCTTCGGCGACAACATTTACGGCAACGGCCCGCGCTTCGGCGAGCCGAAGCTGCACCTGCATTCCCGCGAGATCGTGGTGCCGATCTCCCGGAACAAGGAGCCGGTCCGCGTCGTGGCGCCGGCGCCGGCGCACATGCACGAGAAGCTGAGGGCTTGCGGCTGGAACGGGGAGTAGCTGCCGCTGGTGTTCACCTCTCCCGCTCGCGGGAGAGGTCGCGCCGAAGGCGCGGGTGATGGTTCTTTCTCCCGGGAATGTCCCGTTGCGGAAACACCCTCTCCCCGACCCTCCCCCGCAAGCGGGGGAGGGAGGCCAACGCATTCGCAGCGGAAGCTCGCCAAGCTCTCCGCCCCATGGTTTACGAAACCTTCAGTTCTCGTCCCTCATGATCGCGATTGCTTAGAACAAGCTTCCGTCAATTCGCTCAGGACGAGCAACGCGTCATGTCCACGGCCGGGCTATCGATCATCGACGAGGTCGAATCCGCGATTCGCGCCGGCTCGCCGGAGAAGGGCCTGGCAACGGCCCGCCGGGTCACCGACCTGTTCCTCACCTCCGCCGGCAGTTTCGACGACGAGCAGATCGCGCTGTTCGACGACGTGCTCGATCGCCTGATCGGCACCATCGAGCTGCGCGCGCTCGCCGACATGGGCGCACGCATCGCGCTCGCCGAGATCAGCGCGCAGCTGGCGCCGGTCGCGCAGGCGCCGCCTTCCGTGATCCGCCGCCTCGCCGGCAACGACGAGATCCGCATCGCCGGTCCCGTACTGCAGGAATCCGCCCGCCTCGACGACAGCGAACTGGTGAAGATCGCATCAGCCAAGGGCGAGCCGCATCTGCTCGCGATCGCCGGCCGCTGGTGGCTGAAGGAGATCGTCACCGACGCGCTGCTGGCGCGCCGCTATCCCAGTGTCAGCCGCAGGATCGCCGCCAATCCCGGCGCGCGCGTCTCCGGGAGCGGATTCGCGCTCATGGTCGCCCAAGCCGAGGCGGATCCTGAGCTTGCCGTCAGCGTCGGCGTCCGCGTCGACCTGCCCTCGGAGCTGCGCCGCCGATTGCTGCGCTCGGCCACCGATGCCGTGCGCGCCCGCCTGTTGTCGCGCGCACCGCCACATCTGTTCGAGGAGATCCAGAGCGCGATCGCCGCCATAGCCGTCGGCGTCGAGCGCGAGATGTCGGGTGTTCGCGATTTCGAAGGCGCCAAGCGCGCCGTCGCAGGCCTCAAAGCCACCGGCCAGCTCAACGAGGCGACGCTGCTCGGCTTCGCCAGGCAGCGGCGTTACGAGGAGACCGCCGCCGCCCTGGCCGCCTTGTCCGGCTCGACCGTCGAGGTGATCCGTCCACTGATGCAGAGCCTGCGCGACGACGGCCTCCTGGTGCCGTGCAAGGCCGCCCAGCTCAGCTGGGAAACCGCCATCGCCGTGCTCGAAAGTCGCTTCGCCACCGGCGCGATGAAGCCCGCGGACCTCGCGCGAGCGCAAGCGCATTATGCGCGGATGACGGCGGAGGATGCCAAGCGGACGCTGCGGTTCTGGCAGGTGCGGGCGTCGTAAATTCTGTTTGGTGGATGCGGCGTTGCACGGTTTTCCCTCTCCCCTTGTGGGAGAGGGTGGCTCGCCGCGTAGCGGCGAGACGGGTGAGGGGTATCTCTCAGCGCGCGAGCCGCTCGCAATGGCGTATGCTGAAACAACCCCTCATCCGGCGCTTCGCGCCACCTTCTCCCACAAGGGGAGAAGGGAAAAGCAACGAGCTACGCAGTCAGCCGTTCGCCATCACTGCCGGTGATCGTCCGCGGCACGACGCTGCCGACGCGCTCGCCTGCAATCGCCACCGGCAGGTAATGCTCGGTGCGGCCCTGCGCCTCGCTCTCGATCAGCACCTGCCGCGTCTTTCCCACCTCTGCTTGCAGCCGCTTGCGCAGCGCCGCTTCGCCTGCCGCGCGCAGCCGTTTCGCACGCTCCTTGACCGCCGGCCCCGCCACCTGCGGCATCCTTGCGGCCGGCGTGCCCGGGCGGGGCGAATAGGGGAAGACGTGCAGGAATGTCAGGCCGCATGCCTCGACGAGATCGAGCGAACGCGAGAACATCTCTTCCGTCTCGGTCGGGAAGCCCGCGATGATGTCGGCGCCGAACACGACGTCGGGGCGCAGGCGGCGGACCTGGTCGCAGAACGCGATCGCGTCCTGCCGCGAATGCCGCCGCTTCATGCGCTTCAGGATCATGTCGTCGCCGGATTGCAGCGACAGGTGCAAGTGCGGCATCAGCCGAGCGTCCTCGGCGATGGCATCGAGCAGATCGTCATCCGCCTCGATCGAATCGATCGAGGAGATGCGCAGGCGCTTCAGCTCCGGCACGTGCCGCAAAATCTGCTTCGTCAGCAGGCCGAGCTTGGGCGCGCCCGGCAGGTCGGCGCCGTAGCTGGTGAGATCGACGCCGGTCAGCACGATCTCGGCATGGCCGCGCATCGCCAGCGCCCGCACCTGCTCGACCACCGCGCCCATCGGCACCGAGCGCGAATTGCCGCGGCCATAGGGAATGATGCAGAAGGTGCAGCGATGGTCACAGCCGTTCTGCACCTGCACGAACACGCGCGGCAGGCCGCTCGCATAGCCGTCGACGAGATGCGGCGCCATCTCCCTGACAGCCATGATGTCGCTGACGGCAATCTTCTCGCAGGCGCCGAGGTCCAACGCGCTGCGCGTCTCCTGCCACGCAGACGCGCGCATCTTGTCGTCATTGCCGAGGACGCGATCGACCTCGGCCATGTCGGCGAACATCGCCGCTTGCGTCTGTGCCGCGCAGCCGGTCACGACGATGCGCGCGCCGGGCCGTTCGCGCTTCAATTTGCGGATCGATTGCCGCGCCTGCGCCACCGCCTCGTTGGTGACCGCGCAACTGTTGATGACGATGGTGTCTTCGAGCCCGGCAGCTTCGGCTTCGCGGCGCATTACCTCGGCCTCGAAGGCGTTGAGGCGGCAGCCGAAGGTGACGATGTCGACGGCCATCAGGCGACCGGCGCAAACAGCGCCGGATCGAACTTGCCCTCATATTCGAAGGTCGCGGTGCCCGTCATCAGCACGTGGTCGTCGCGCTCGCGCCATTCGATGCCGAGCTTGCCGCCGGGCAGCGTGATCTCGACATTGCGCTCGGCGCGCTTCAGCCGGGCCGCGGCCACGGCCGTGGCGCAGGCCGCCGAGCCGCAGGCCCTGGTCAGACCGGCGCCGCGCTCCCAGGTGCGGATCGTGATGTGCTTGTCATCGACGATATGGGCGAGCGTGATGTTGGCGCGCTCCGGGAAGATCGGATGGTTTTC contains:
- the mtaB gene encoding tRNA (N(6)-L-threonylcarbamoyladenosine(37)-C(2))-methylthiotransferase MtaB, with product MAVDIVTFGCRLNAFEAEVMRREAEAAGLEDTIVINSCAVTNEAVAQARQSIRKLKRERPGARIVVTGCAAQTQAAMFADMAEVDRVLGNDDKMRASAWQETRSALDLGACEKIAVSDIMAVREMAPHLVDGYASGLPRVFVQVQNGCDHRCTFCIIPYGRGNSRSVPMGAVVEQVRALAMRGHAEIVLTGVDLTSYGADLPGAPKLGLLTKQILRHVPELKRLRISSIDSIEADDDLLDAIAEDARLMPHLHLSLQSGDDMILKRMKRRHSRQDAIAFCDQVRRLRPDVVFGADIIAGFPTETEEMFSRSLDLVEACGLTFLHVFPYSPRPGTPAARMPQVAGPAVKERAKRLRAAGEAALRKRLQAEVGKTRQVLIESEAQGRTEHYLPVAIAGERVGSVVPRTITGSDGERLTA
- the ftsY gene encoding signal recognition particle-docking protein FtsY; its protein translation is MNDTTSETPKLSWWRRLSNGLKRTSSSLGTAVADLVTKRKLDRAMLDDIEDVLLRADLGTSVAVRIADAVGTGRYDKAISTDEVKDVVATEVEKVLAPVAKPLVIDAARKPFVILVVGVNGSGKTTTIGKLSQKFASEGRKVMLAAGDTFRAAAIEQLKVWGERTKTPVIAGAQGSDSASLAFNALTAAREQNIDVLLIDTAGRLQNKAELMNELEKVVRVIRKVDDTAPHAVLLVLDATVGQNALSQVEAFHRTAGVTGLVMTKLDGTARGGILVALAEKFKLPVHFIGVGEGVDDLAPFTARDFARAIAGIES
- a CDS encoding DUF2336 domain-containing protein; amino-acid sequence: MSTAGLSIIDEVESAIRAGSPEKGLATARRVTDLFLTSAGSFDDEQIALFDDVLDRLIGTIELRALADMGARIALAEISAQLAPVAQAPPSVIRRLAGNDEIRIAGPVLQESARLDDSELVKIASAKGEPHLLAIAGRWWLKEIVTDALLARRYPSVSRRIAANPGARVSGSGFALMVAQAEADPELAVSVGVRVDLPSELRRRLLRSATDAVRARLLSRAPPHLFEEIQSAIAAIAVGVEREMSGVRDFEGAKRAVAGLKATGQLNEATLLGFARQRRYEETAAALAALSGSTVEVIRPLMQSLRDDGLLVPCKAAQLSWETAIAVLESRFATGAMKPADLARAQAHYARMTAEDAKRTLRFWQVRAS
- a CDS encoding RluA family pseudouridine synthase; translation: MLDVPQLTADEILSRVLHRDGLMLVIDKPAGLPVHRGPKGGPNLEDSFDALRFGLPRPPVLAHRLDKDTSGCLVLGRHRKATASLGLLFKHGKIGKTYWTVVEGGPTDDEGTIDMPLGRLNAERGWWQKPDPEGQKAVTNWKVMGRGDGFTWLAMEPVTGRTHQLRVHSSATGWPIFGDNIYGNGPRFGEPKLHLHSREIVVPISRNKEPVRVVAPAPAHMHEKLRACGWNGE